In Monodelphis domestica isolate mMonDom1 chromosome 3, mMonDom1.pri, whole genome shotgun sequence, the following proteins share a genomic window:
- the CLDN5 gene encoding claudin-5 — translation MSSVALEILGLGLGIVGWVGIIVACGLPMWQVSAFLESNIVTAQTIWQGLWMTCVVQSTGQMQCKVYDSVLALKAEVQAGRALTVLVALLGLAALLVSVAGAQCTTCVAPGKAKARVAAAGGSLYVLCGLLALVPLCWYVNIVISDFHSPAVPTSQKREMGSALYIGWAAAALLLLGGGLLCCGACAAAARDDLPFPVKYSAPRRPTATGEYDKKNYV, via the coding sequence ATGTCGTCGGTGGCGCTGGAGatcctggggctggggctgggcatCGTGGGCTGGGTGGGCATCATCGTGGCGTGCGGGCTGCCCATGTGGCAGGTGTCGGCCTTCCTGGAAAGCAACATCGTGACGGCGCAGACCATCTGGCAGGGGCTGTGGATGACTTGCGTGGTGCAGAGCACGGGCCAGATGCAGTGCAAGGTCTACGACTCGGTGCTGGCGCTCAAGGCCGAGGTGCAGGCGGGCCGCGCGCTCACCGTGCTCGTGGCGCTGCTCGGCCTGGCCGCGCTGCTGGTGAGCGTGGCCGGCGCGCAGTGCACCACGTGCGTGGCGCCCGGCAAGGCCAAGGCGCGGGTGGCGGCGGCGGGTGGCTCGCTCTATGTGCTCTGTGGCCTGCTGGCGCTCGTGCCGCTCTGCTGGTACGTCAACATCGTCATCAGCGACTTCCACAGCCCGGCTGTGCCCACGTCGCAGAAGCGCGAGATGGGCTCGGCGCTGTACATCGGCTGGGCGGCCGCAGCGCTGCTTCTGCTCGGCGGCGGCCTGCTCTGCTGCGGCGCCTGCGCGGCCGCCGCCCGCGACGACCTCCCGTTCCCCGTCAAGTACTCAGCCCCGCGCCGGCCCACGGCCACTGGCGAGTACGACAAGAAGAATTACGTGTGA